In Chrysiogenia bacterium, the genomic stretch CCTCGACCCGCGGCGTGCCTGGCGCACCTTCGTAGCGCGCGGCCGTCTGCTCGAACTCGGCGGCGCCGCTCTGGTGGGTCCAGACAAGCCCGGCGTGTTTTTCGGCGAGCGTGCGGTAGACCTCGGGCATCACCTCGTTGATGGCGCGTGCGCCCTGGCTGCCACCCAAAACAACGACTGCGGGCTTTGCCGGCAGCGCGGGGCGCTCGCCCGCAAGCTTCATGATTTCCTCGCGCACCGGGTTGCCCGAGAACACAACCTTGCGCGCCGGAAACGCCTCGCGCGCGGCCTCGAAAGCGGTGAACACGGTGTGCACCACCCGGCCGAGGATTTTGTTGGTCAGCCCGGGCACGGAGTTCTGTTCCTGGATGGCGGTCTTCTTGCCGAGCAGCCGCGCGGCCAGCACCACCGGTCCCGAGACGTAGCCGCCCACGCCGATCACGACGTCGGGCGAGAAGCGGCGGATGATTCCCATGGCTTTGAAAAGCGAGAGCGGCAGGCTGAAGAGCGTCGCCAGCTTGCGCATCAGGCCCAGGCCCTTGAGCTGCCCCACTTCGAGAAACTCGTGGGGAAGGTTTCGCTCGGGAAGCACGCGCGCCTCGATCCCGCGGGGCGTTCCCACGAAGAGGATCTCACTGCCGCCTGGAGCCAGGCGCAGGAAGGCCTCCCCGATGGCGATGCCCGGGAAGAGGTGCCCGCCGGTTCCGCCGCCGGCGATCATCATTTTGAGTGCGCGTTCCATTGCGTCAATTCGTTTCCGTTTCCCTGCCGGGTCAGTCCCAGCTCCATTCGTCGCGGTCGTCCATCACTCATCCCCTTGCCGAGAGGCTCAGCAGAATTCCGCAGGCCCACAGGCTCACGATCAATGAGCTGCCGCCGAAGCTCACCAGTGGCAGCGTCAGTCCCTTCGTCGGCAGCAGTCCCATGACCACCGCCGCATTCGTAAACGCTTCGATTCCGATCAGGATCGCCAGCCCCGCGGCGAGCAGCGCGCTGAAGCTGTCGTCGCATTGCAGCGCCACGCGCAGGCCGCGAACCACGATGATGGCAAACAGGATGATTACGAATCCCACGCCGATGAGACCCAGTTCCTCACCGATCACCGAGAGGATGAAATCGGTGTGCGCCTCGGGCAGGAAGAAGAGCTTCTGCTGGGAATCGCCGAGTCCCCTGCCCGTCAGGCCGCCCGAACCGAATGCCAGGAAGCTCTGAATGATCTGGAAA encodes the following:
- the murG gene encoding undecaprenyldiphospho-muramoylpentapeptide beta-N-acetylglucosaminyltransferase is translated as MERALKMMIAGGGTGGHLFPGIAIGEAFLRLAPGGSEILFVGTPRGIEARVLPERNLPHEFLEVGQLKGLGLMRKLATLFSLPLSLFKAMGIIRRFSPDVVIGVGGYVSGPVVLAARLLGKKTAIQEQNSVPGLTNKILGRVVHTVFTAFEAAREAFPARKVVFSGNPVREEIMKLAGERPALPAKPAVVVLGGSQGARAINEVMPEVYRTLAEKHAGLVWTHQSGAAEFEQTAARYEGAPGTPRVEAFLSDMGKVYAGASLVVGRAGASTLAELCAIGRGSVLIPFPFATDNHQEVNARELEGLGAARVVIQKEMSADGLSALLDELLGAPGKLEDMAARAREHGRPRAAEDIAGACIAMVSER